In Oryzias melastigma strain HK-1 linkage group LG6, ASM292280v2, whole genome shotgun sequence, the DNA window AACTTCTCTATTGGCACGTGTCCAAAGGANNNNNNNNNNNNNNNNNNNNNNNNNNNNNNNNNNNNNNNNNNNNNNNNNNNNNNNNNNNNNNNAGAGGCCGAGCGCGTGCCGGCTCTGCGGTATAAAAGCACGCGGGATGGACCGTCGCCCTGGTCCATCAGACCTCCAGATCTCATCATGCAGTTCCCCGAGAGAACCCTGAAGGAGGCGCTGCTGTGCGCCCAGAACGACGGCCGGCTCACTGCTGGGGTTTACGAGAGCGCCAAGATCATGACCGAGTGAGTAGAGTTTGGAGGAGATCAGATACGAGGCATGTTTCAGTAGTCCACCTCTTAATGGAAAGAAATAAcgtggaatctggacaaaaatgagcttaattttgattaaaaactaatatatttattttaaagcatttaggagattgtatttcaaaattataacatttgttgtcattttagttCTATTTGCACTTATtggttgatgtccttcaggtAAAAACAGAAACGTATAGAATTGTTGCATTCATGTGGTTTTGGAATGACTATGcaactcaaaaaacacacgaatgtcagaaaaacaaatcttccaacagcacctgaatgcagcataacgttctgacctgcacaaaagaacaaatgtcAATGTATTTATGGAGCACCAAGGGGGTTaaactcaaccacacaggggaccaaacaggataaacatttattgaactcactaaaattaaatatttaaaataaaaaatgtaactttttaacataattatgaataataaaaaggcaggaatattattccagaataaatcaatttaaaccttaaataaatttgatattttactcccaataataatatattttgctaaaattatacaagttagaaataaactaatattgagccattaataataataaaataaaatgatctggagggccggatccggcccccgggccttgactttgacacacgttaTCTATGTGGAGACACCAAAAATACAGGGAAAACAAGACGATTCAGGGATCATTAATATAATTCCTTCCAGATTAAACAGGataaagccccccccccccggttTAGAGTCTCAGTCTCCATCAGATTCAGAGGTGGAGGTCCAGCAGCTGACTGTCCCCCACCCCACAGAGACCCGGACAGGGTGGCGTTCTGCGTGCTGGCCATGGACGAGCAGTTCCAGTGTGACATCGCTCTGCAGATCCACTTCACTCtcatccagtccttctgcttCGACAACGACATCAGCATCGTCAGAGTGAGCGACATGCAGCGTCTGGCTGACATCGTGGGAGACAAGGCGGAGGAGCTGGAAGACGCTCACTGCGTCCTCATCACGGTACGTGAACTCCCGCGCGGGCCGGCCCTGGAAACAGGCGACCTAAGGAGATGCTAGAGGGGGCGTCTAATGgcaatgaattattttatttatttagtttacagTTGGACACACCACTCGTTtagtgtaaaatgtaaaaaaacaataattaaacataaatacaataaacatttataaaataactcaaaagtttgacataatcattttatgtttcaaaaataGGGCGGGGCTGTGGGTGGGTGGGGGCGTGGTTAGTCAGGACACACCTGAGATGCTCTTCAAAGAGCCGTGTGACTCACACCTGCTCTCCTGTCTGAACAGAACCCCGCCGACGGCTCCTGGGAGGACCCGGCTCTGGAGAAGCTGCACCTGTTCTGCGAGGAGAGCCGGCGCCTGAACGACTGGCTCCCGGAGATCAGCCTCCCTGAGCGCTGATCCGGTCCGGGCTGCTCTGATGCTGCAAGGCTTCTATGTGGAAATAGTCATCCTGTGAGCAGGATGAGCGCGTTTCTGCTCATCCCTGGACGCTCCTGAGGAGGATCCCCGTCCAGGCAGCACGGCGCCGGCCCCCCCCGGGGGGCCCCCGTGACCCCGTCGCCTCTCGTCCCGTCCATGCCAAGATGACTCTCATTCTTTCTGTGAACGAGGTCGGGCATGCCACGAGAGCGACACATCGACCCTCATTCTTTGTGCGGATGAGGTTTGGAGAGGAAGGAGAAGCGAGGTCAAAGGTCGCACGGTGACGCACGCGCAGCAGGAGAAGAAGCGGTGCTGAGGAGGAGGCCTGCTGAAAAAGGGACTTTTTCCAGAGGCTCTCTTCACCGAGCAACAACACACCAGTTGCTGAAATGTTTCCCACTTTCCAATGTGTCCTAATTCTCTAAAGGTTTCACTTTAGAAACTTCTTGACAAAGATTCGCTACAAGGTGACAAACGTTCTGACCCTAAAGGTTTTATAAAGAAACGGATTCCATTTAGATCTGATGTGCtgatgcaaaaacacaagaagttTAGATTCACCAACATTTTTCTGcgccaaaagtttttaaatatgctTAAGCTTTTGCAATGACTGTGACTTTGTTGTTTTATCATCTTAACAAATGCATCATCACAAACtatgaaaacttttttgtgtgatGTAACTGTAAACTTTTGGCTAAAAAGCAGAATATTGTCCTGTTAAAGCAAAATCATCAAAAAGTGCTGGATAActttaagatggaaaaaaaatattttttaatgtaatgtttttactgtaaaagcCTCTATATTTCAATTGAAAAACACCTTTTCATTTTGTCTCACTTCTAGactgtttgcatgtttgttgTTGCTAATGTTGTGTAGTTTTTTTATAACCTCACACTTTCCTGTTAGGATTTCTTCTTTtagattgtatttatttgatcCAATATTTGTAAGATTCAAATCTAAagcataaaatatttcaattcttcatttggtgtttttgtttccttatAGCAAAGAATTTGTTTGAAGTTTGTGATTCCTTCAGGTGAGATTCCACACTTCTCCCCTGCTCCTTCACACAGGtactatgtctgaattcccaacATAATCCACTATATAGTGCCTTGGCTATTACAGTAAAAGCAATCCGgtcaccatgctcactactatttttttaaacgttgaCATGACGGcataaagtgaaaatcaaattaatatgaacattttatgacgtTTGTAACTCCATTGtgctctgatgatgaaaatgtggatgatttatttaaaaattacatttaacgCCGAAAcacttttcctaaaaaaaaaaaaaaaggttacatCTTCACTTTTGAAGTAATTTTCACCCAGTACAATATACCcagtaaaaagtttttgtcaaaaaaaaaaaaaaatagatccaaataTGAGAACCCATGACACATTAGAGTCCTTTTCTTTCCAACTGTGGTTTGTGTAACAAAAAGGAACATCCTagaaacatgcttgaaaattaataaaaattaggaatttaagaacaaaacattcctaaaaagaagaagaagaagaatactGGAGACTTGTCCTTcagtccacccattcctgggacactcagaaaaatgcaacatattgaaaatagCTCAGGGATAAATCACTCAGCGATAGTGTTCTGGGGTTAAACACGTTTTgtcgcaaaaattgttcaaccgcaatgcattgtgctCTCTACTCGCTCATGTAgcgagcatcgatgcacgctagtttttttgcaaatacttctgggaaatttctagggcactctaTTTTTGAATTGTGGATTCGGACAGCTCTAGAAAATGAAGAATCCACTTTATAGAGAGTGGGGCAGGAATTCGGACATACCCCAGGGGGTGTGGTCAGGTGGGGTGGGCACAGGAGAAAGAAAcccaaaagaaaaattcaaatcaGATTAAAAGTTAAAGAGGAATCATGATAGAGTTAAGAAACACAATGACTTGAAGGATTTATAACCCATTAAGAGGAAAAGCCTTTTTGTTGcagtagaaaaagtaaaaaatgcagAAGGAAAAGACCAAATTGGagtttgattaaattaatttctagtgttaaataaattttttttaaaaaatgcaacactACAGTAAGaaatacaaaacacagaaaaatgaaacccATTTCAGATATCAAGTAATACTTTGATCAGAACGTGAGGAAAACAATGAACAGATGATGACGTCATCTTCTTGACGGTCATCAGTCTTGAATAGATGTGTTTGCAGTAAACAGTTCACACATGTCACATTAGACTGATAATCAGTTAAAGTCAAGCTGAGTTTAAATTGTTGCTTGAAAAGGAGGGAAGACctgttttctatattttctcCCCTATGACACATaatcttgtttgttttgggcCCTGAGGGCAGCAGATCATCCACTCTGCTCTTCAcctttgattgatttgatttatttctcacttttttctccaaattttcCACAGTTTATATTTCTGGGCTCCAATAATTCTGGTGCAGGATTTGTGTGAAGTGTCTCATAAACAGAAGGAATattaaactcagtcacacaggggGCCGGAATCCAAAACCCACCTTAGGtctcgggccgaacaggataaatgtttattgaacactctaaaactacatttttaaaactttaaaaactgtaactttttaacataattatgaactagatatatagcattacctgtgataatgctagtgtgaatgctgtaagatgaaattggctgctgaagatgctgaaattgatatacaactaaaatattagctaaatgccaaattatcctaaaaaaaaagaaaaactaaagttagtcaaagcagctagcatgtaactgaaatactagctaaactccaaaacagcctaagctaaaaatagtccaaaaagctagcagaatgctaatttttaaatatttaaaactgtaactttataacataattatgaataataaaaaggcaggaatattattccagaataaatcaatttaaaccttaaataactttcaatattttactcttcataaaaatatattttgtcaaaattatacaagttagaaatgagctcaagataacatctggtcattaataacaataaaataaaatgatctggagggccggattcggcccccgggcctcgactttttGTATTAGAActttcaaataaacaaattctTCTTTGATCGCATCTTTGATTCATACAGTCCAACATTTTGGAAGAGCTTCAGTTCCATTGTGGTTCCTGCTTGATGACGGCTTTGTCCAAAAGCAAAACGAACATGCAAGCAGCGTTTGGTGTTGCCTTCAAAGCACAACCACGACACAAAGTCCCTTCTGTAGGACATCCAGTGAGATCTNNNNNNNNNNNNNNNNNNNNNNNNNNNNNNNNNNNNNNNNNNNNNNNNNNNNNNNNNNNNNNNNNNNNNNNNNNNNNNNNNNNNNNNNNNNNNNNNNNNNNNNNNNNNNNNNNNNNNNNNNNNNNNNNNNNNNNNNNNNNNNNNNNNNNNNNNNNNNNNNNNNNNNNNNNNNNNNNNNNNNNNNNNNNNNNNNNNNNNNNNNNNNNNNNNNNNNNNNNNNNNNNNNNNNNNNNNNNNNNNNNNNNNNNNNNNNNNNNNNNNNNNNNNNNNNNNNNNNNNNNNNNNNNNNNNNNNNNNNNNNNNNNNNNNNNNNNNNNNNNNNNNNNNNNNNNNNNNNNNNNNNNNNNNNNNNNNNNNNNNNNNNNNNNNNNNNNNNNNNNNNNNNNNNNNNNNNNNNNNNNNNNNNNNNNNNNNNNNNNNNNNNNNNNNNNNNNNNNNNNNNNNNNNNNNNNNNNNNNNNNNNNNNNNNNNNNNNNNNNNNNNNNNNNNNNNNNNNNNNNNNNNNNNNNNNNNNNNNNNNNNNNNNNNNNNNNNNNNNNNNNNNNNNNNNNNNNNNNNNNNNNNNNNNNNNNNNNNNNNNNNNNNNNNNNNNNNNNNNNNNNNNNNNNNNNNNNNNNNNNNNNNNNNNNNNNNNNNNNNNNNNNNNNNNNNNNNNNNNNNNNNNNNNNNNNNNNNNNNNNNNNNNNNNNNNNNNNNNNNNNNNNNNNNNNNNNNNNNNNNNNNNNNNNNNNNNNNNNNNNNNNNNNNNNNNNNNNNNNNNNNNNNNNNNNNNNNNNNNNNNNNNNNNNNNNNNNNNNNNNNNNNNNNNNNNNNNNNNNNNNNNNNNNNNNNNNNNNNNNNNNNNNNNNNNNNNNNNNNNNNNNNNNNNNNNNNNNNNNNNNNNNNNNNNNNNNNNNNNNNNNNNNNNNNNNNNNNNNNNNNNNNNNNNNNNNNNNNNNNNNNNNNNNNNNNNNNNNNNNNNNNNNNNNNNNNNNNNNNNNNNNNNNNNNNNNNNNNNNNNNNNNNNNNNNNNNNNNNNNNNNNNNNNNNNNNNNNNNNNNNNNNNNNNNNNNNNNNNNNNNNNNNNNNNNNNNNNNNNNNNNNNNNNNNNNNNNNNNNNNNNNATTGATTTCAGAGAAAACTTCCAACCTTCGATGAGAGGTTAGAGTTTGACTCCAACCATTTTCCTCTCTGAATGAAACCATGACAGTGTTAAAGTGACTATCTCTGCTCACATACAGATGGCGCTGGTCTGCTTCAACTCCTCACACTTTAAGCCACATGTgccaaagtcgaggcccgggggctggattcggccctccagatcattttattttattgttattaatgaccagatgatatcttgtgttcatttctaacttgtataattttgacaaaatatatttttatagagagtaaaatattgaaagttatttaaggttttagttgatttattctggaataatattcctgcttttttgttatttttaattatgttaaaaagttacagttttaaaaatttaaattcttttagctttttgaactattttggcatttactaagatttctttaggctattttggagcttagctaatatttcagctacatgctagctgttttgactaacctaagttttttcaaggctaatttggcatttagctaatattttagctggttatcagcttctgtgtttttagctattaatttcagcatcttcagctatcagcactatcatcttcaacggctaaattcatcttacagcattcacactagcattatcacaggtaatgctatatatctagttcataattatgttaaaaagttacagttttaaagttttaaaaatgtagttttagagtgttcaacaaatgtttatcctgctcagcccgtgacctcaggtgtgttttggttttggcctcttgtgtgattgagattGACATCCCTGCTTCAAACTATCTTTTCacagtttcctgttttttaaatttctcacTCGCCTTCCATTGACTGCCATTGTAGTGAAAGTTCAAAAAGAGCTTCATCTGTGAACCTAACTCAGGTCAAATGTTCAACTATTTGCCcttgttgtttttagctgtttgttTGATTGGTTCAATCTGCTGGTTGGCAGATTCATGAGTTTCAGCTGAAACCAAACTCTCCAACACCAGAGACCATGTTCAGCTTCACAGAGACTCATCCAGAGATTTCATAGAACCTGCTCAGAGTTCTGAGACTCTGAGTCGGATGCAGCCCAGACCATAACAACCTCCTACATGTTTCCCAGCAGGGAGAGACTTCTTTTCTCAGTTTGCttcaatttttgaaataaaaccttCAGCGTTGTCTCCTCTGTTTAAAGGACcttcttctaaaaatgttttaggcattaaaaaattaatgttacaaactcatattttatcatttctttcCAATTGTCGAGTCATGTTTGAAAATCTCATGAGGTCCACGGTGGTTCAAACCTCCTGATTGTGGATCTGACTCTGATGTGTCTTAACTTTGGAGTTTGCATTCATGGAGGTTGTCTTCAGCTCTGTGGAACATCAAGCTGCTTGGACATGCTCAGTCTTTACAAGCTGatccatgtatgtttttatCTCCTGAGGAACTCtatccttttctttttgttgtccAGTGATATCACAGCTCAGACTTTCACCTTTAAAGACACAGATGGACTGATTACATTTTATGCCATGGTCACAACTGTCATTATGGGTGAAATAGTAAATCTACACAGGAAATAACGAGAGTTTAGGGGCGCTCTGTAAAAgctagagagaaaatgttcatgcacatttatgTCCTACAGGCATGCTGCAGACGACAGGTCGCTGCAAAGAAATCTAACATTAAAGGGCGAGTATGGCTGAAGTTGGTAGGACACATACATTGTACAgaattttcctttcttttaacCCCCGAACTCTGTGGGCTGTGCAAGGAGCCTGTTAGTGTATTCTTAATCTGTGTgagtgtaattcttgatttgtgcattacTTTGGATTTGTATGTGCACGTACTTCTTGATTTGTAAATCCTATATTACATAATGTATAACGTACATAATTTTTGTACATAATGtacaaaaattgtgaaattaaaaaaatacaatttacacatgcacaaactaaaattacaacagcttgaaactagttacacaaacaaatcacgcacaaatcacctcttcatcagagttttcttatcagaaaTGAGAAAGAATGAAAGTTCTGCATGTGGAGTGTTTTCCATCtcaataaaaagactaaaacagaTGTAATTACTGACATTAATATCTGTGATAATAAAGATCAGAGAATTCAAAACATCAGTGTGCATCTTTTGCACAGATAAGACTGATTACTTGGTTTACTTGttttgttacacacacacacccatccactgcAAACTCCTACcaaaacaaaacccacaaaAGCTGCAGCATCACTTTTACAGCCTCATCAACGCACACAAAGAGCTGAAAACGACAGGAGGGGACGTGCACAAAGGTGCAGAGAGACCCCGGCCCTCACCCTCTTTTGTGTCTCACAATAGCAGGTccaggagcagctgctgctgctgcaggctgCAAGAGAAATTTGAGACCATCCTTTTCAGCAGCCTGGAGCTGCCAGTGTGTGGGCCGGGGGGGCGCCGGGGTGGGAGGAGGTGGCAGTGTACAAAACCAAAGGCACACTTTGCCAGATCAGTGTGGAGTGGACACCCCCTTTCATCCAGCAGATCTGCAGCgatgaggggcggggcttgtggtCCTAAAGTGGAGGAGGACGGCTTTTAAGTGAAGTCACATCAGTCACAGCACAAAAGGTCACAGAGGTCTGACATATGGATCCACACTCTGAACAAAGAGAGAAATCAAGAATCAGCCAATGGAAGGTGGAGCTCTGCTCAGCAACAGGACAACTCTGCTTTGATTGGCTCCATTAAAACTCTCAATTAGTATGAAGGGATTTTTCTGCCCCCATAATGCAAGTAAAGGTTACAGATTTGagattaaaatgttctaaattgcaaacaaaatgtaaagtgttgagAATAAAACTCCATCAATTGCAAATGAAAATCCataatatttgcttaaaaaacattttcttgctaaaaaaatatctttgtgtttgcacattttaaaaatttttgctttcaaaaaaatcttttggtaTAATT includes these proteins:
- the LOC112152500 gene encoding growth arrest and DNA damage-inducible protein GADD45 gamma produces the protein MQFPERTLKEALLCAQNDGRLTAGVYESAKIMTEDPDRVAFCVLAMDEQFQCDIALQIHFTLIQSFCFDNDISIVRVSDMQRLADIVGDKAEELEDAHCVLITNPADGSWEDPALEKLHLFCEESRRLNDWLPEISLPER